The nucleotide sequence TCGTCTCGAGGAACAGGGCGAAGCCCGTCACCTCCGGATCGTCGACGACCGAGTCCAGGATCTCGCCGATGCCCAGGTCGAGCTCCGAGCCGACCGAGACCAGCGAGGCGAACCCGATGCCGCGCGCCTTGCCCCGCGACAGCAACGCCCCGATCATGCTGCCCGACTGGGAGGCCACGACCGTCCCGCCGGTGGGCAGGTCGGCCTCGGCGAAGGCGGCGTTGCCGGTGAGCCTCAACCCGCTGCGCAGGTCGGCCAGGCCGAGGCTGTTCGGCCCGAGCAGCCGGACCCCGCCGGCCCGTGCGCAGTCGAGCAGCTCCCGCTCGAGCTCCCGGCCGGTCTCGCCCGCCTCGCCGAAGCCGCCGGACAGGACGGTGGCCAGCGGCACGCCCAGCTCAGCGCACTCGCGCACCGCTGCGACGGTCGCCTCGGGGGGCACCATCAGGAAGGCGTGGTCGGGGACCTCGGGCAGCGCGCGCAGCGAGGGCCAGGCCCGGTGTCCGCCGACCTGGTCACGCCGGGCGTTGACCGGATACACGGTGCCCCGGTAGCCGTGCTCGTGCAGGAAGCGCAACGGCCTCGCGGCGGCCCGGCCGACCCGGTCCGTCGCACCGACCAGTGCGATCCGGCGCGGTGCGAACAGGTTCCTGGCGAGCGCCGACCGTGCCGGGACCCCGGCGGCAGCGACCGCCGCGCCACGGGTCACCGGGGCGGCCTCTGGTCGAACCGGCGACCGAAGACGCCCTCGGCGATGCGGTTCTTGAGGATCTCCAGCGAGCCCCCGGCGATCATCCACCCACGGGTGCGGCGGAAGCAGTACTCGACCAGGCTCTCGCTGCTGTACCCCATCGCGCCCATCAGCTGGACGGCCTCGTTCGCGACCTCGAACCCGGCGGTGTTCGCGGCCAGTTTGGCCATCGAGGTCTCCTGCGCCGAGGGCAGACCGCGGTCGGCGTTGTGGGCCGCCCGGTAGAGCATCAGCTGGGCGGCCTCGAGTTTGGTCGCCATCTCGGCGAACTTCCACTGCACGCCCTGGAACTCGCACAGCGGACGGCCGAACTGCTCCCGGGTCAGCACGTGCTCCCGGGCGACGGTGTAGGCGTGCCGGCCCAGGGCGAGCGCGCGGGACGCGTTGCCGATCCGCTCGACGTTGAATCCACTGATCTGCTTCTTGAACCCGCCCGCACCCAGCAGCACGTTCCCGGCGGGGATCCAGCAGTCGTCGAAGACGAGCTCGGACCACTGCTCGCCGCTCATGTAGAGCGACGGCGGCCCGACCGTGAGACCCGGCCGGTCCCGCTCCACCAGGACCGAGCCGATTCCCCCGGTACCCGGACCGAAGCGGGCGTAGACGAGGTAGACCGTCGCGTCGGTGCTGTGGGTCGACCAGAGCTTGCGCCCGTTGATCCGGTACCCGTCACCGTCCGCGGTGACCGAGGTCTGCAGATCGGTCACCGCCGAGCCGGCCTCCGACTCCGACATGCCCAGCGCGATCAGCGCGTCGCCGGCGAGGAGATCGGGCAGGAAGCGCTTCTTCTGGTCCTCGTCGGCGTACTCGGCGAGCGTGCGGATCGCTCCGAAGTTGCCGGCCTGGACGACGTCGGCGGCGGTCGGGCAGACCATCGCGAGTTCCTGGATGGCGACGACCGCGTCGAGGAGCCCCGCCCCCTGGCCGCCGTCGCTCTCCGGGATCGTGAGCCCGAGCAGCGACTGTGCCGCCAGCTCGCGGGCCAGGTCCCAGGGGAAGTTCGGGTCGTGGGCGCGCTCGAGCGCCCGGTCGGCGAGCTGTCGTCGCGCGAACCCGCGAACGCTCTCGGCGAGCTGCTCCTGCTCCTGGCTCAGCGTGAAATCCACCGGCTGCCTCCTTGCGCAGTTGACTGTCGTCGACTGTATACAGCTGTCGACAGACTGAGCAAGAGGCGGTGCCCGGGTCGATTCCGCCGGATCGGCCGAGCCGCGGCGTCAGCCGTTGCCGAGCATCCGCAGCCGGATGGCGCGCGCCGAGGTCATGTGCATCTCGGCCGCCGCCCCCGCCGAGTCCGGGTCCTGCGCCTCGACCGCGGCGATGATCCCGGCATGCTCGCTGCGCGCCTGCTCCCAGCGGCCGGCCTGGGAGAGCGTGGTGCCCGAGATGATCGAGATCTGCAGGGTCAGCCGGTACTGGAGCTCCAGGAGCGGCTCGTTGTGTGCTGCCAGCGCGAGCGCCGAATGGAACTCCCGGTTGGCCGCCGCGACGGCTTCGGCATCGGACCGGTCGACGTCGGCCTCCGCGTCGAATGCTCGGTGGAGCTGGATCAGATCGGTCTCGCGCCGGCGCAGGGCCGCGTCGTGGGCGATCGCCTTCTCCAGGATCACCCGGATCCGGTAGATGTCGATCACCTCTTCCGCCGAGCGCGTCCGCACGCTCGCGTACGCCCCCTGGCGCAGCAGCAGACCGTCGTGCTCGAGGCGGGCGATCGCCTCCCGGATCGGCGTCCGGCTCACCCCGTACTCCCGCCCCAGCGAGGACTCGGACAGCCGGGTACCGGGCGGGTACCTGCCGTTCACCACGTCGTCACGGAGCTGGATGTAGAGGGCGAACCCCTTGCCGGACTCGGTCGGCGTGGAGCCACGCTCGATCCCGTACATGGTCGGATCGTACAAACCTTCGAGGGAGGTTATGGAGGAGCACCAGCTCAGGGCTGCTTACGGTGTGGCCATGACGCACGGAGATGTTGTCGTGACCGAGGTCGATGCGGGAATCTCGGTCCTGCGACTGAATCGGCCGCACCGGAGGAACGCGATCGATCACGCATTGGTGGAGGGTCTCGCTTCCGGGTTCCGCGACGCGGAACGGCGAGGGGACGCAGCGGTCGTCCTCACCGGCGGGGACTCGTTCTTCTCCGCAGGTGGTGACGTCGGTTCGATGCCGTCCGCGAGCGACGGCCTGTTCGGCGCCGCCGGCCGGCTCGCGCTGATCCACGACCTGATCGAACACATCCGCCGCTCCGACATGGTGGTGATCGCCGCCGTCGAGGGCTACGCCGTGGGTGTGTCCTGGGGCCTGGTCCTGGCCTGCGATCTCGTCGTTGCCGCCGAAGACGCCTTCTTCGCCGCCCCGTTCGCCGAGCGCGGCCTCGCCGCCGACGGCGGCGCGGCCTACCACCTGTCGCGACGACTGGGACCGCAGCGAGCAGCACGTCACCTGCTGCTCGGCGACCGGCTGCCCGCCGACGCCGCTTTCGACGCGGGCCTCGTGAGCGAGGTCGTCGAGCCCTCCACCTCTACCGGGAGAGCCCGCGATCTCGCGGCACGGCTCGCGGCCGGGCCGCGGGAGTCGAACGCGGTCACGAAACGCCTCATGACGTCATCCACGGCGGATCTGTCGTCGTTCCTCGCGTCCGAGCGGATGGCCGTGGCGCTCGCCGGGCACGGCGCGGACGCCGCCGAAGGCCGCCTGGCCTTCGCCGAACGTCGTGACCCGCGATTTCGCTGACCTCATCGAGACGCTCGCCGCCGCCTCCGGGTGGCACACCCGTGACCTGTTCCGCCGGTCGAGTCCTGGTCGGCGTTCGCACCGCGCATTCGCGAAGACCATCCGCACATGCGGATCGAAATAGCGAACAGTTCCGCATCGCAGGATCAGAGCCTAGAGTCGGCGCATGTCTCACATGCGCGTCCTGCTGCCGGTGCTCGTCGCGATGCTCGCGCTGCTCGGCGGCTGCGGATCCGCACCGGCGGCGACCTCCGTCGCACTGACATCGACGTCCGCGCCGCCCGCGACGTCCGCGCCGCCCGTGCCGCCGGCCGGCGACGTCGTCGTCTCCGGCGACGTCCGGGAGCCGCGCACGTGGACCCGCTCCGATCTCGCGGCGTTGCCGCAGACGACGATCGAGGTGCGCTACGAGAGCGGCCAGGGCCCGCAGGAACGCACCCTCACCGGCGTCGGGCTCACCGAGGTGCTCCCACCCGATGCGCTCGCGACCACCGACGCGAAGAACGACCTGTTGTCGTTCGGCGTACTGGCCGTCGGCGAGGACGCCTACCGCGCGCTCGTCTCCTACGGCGAGGTCTCCCCCGACTTCGGCAACCGGGGCCTGCTCGTCGCGCTGACCGAGGACGGGAAGGCCCTGGAGCGTCCGCGGCTCGCCGTGCCGGGTGATGTGAAGGGCGGCCGCTACGTGAGCGACCTGGTCGAGCTGCGGGTGGTCCGGATCGCCGGGTGATCCACCGAGCGGTCGCGGCCCGGCTCACGACCGACTGCTGAGCGGGTGCTGCGCGCTCGGCGAAACCCGGCGACCGGACGGTTCGCACACGCTACTGTCGTCGCCGTGATCGGGCTTCTCGTCCTTCCCCCGCCGCGCTCCTGACCGGAGCCGGCACCACCGACCGCGCGTGAGGTGCGGCCGGTCGATCTCCCGTGCTCCGGTGCGCCCGCCCGTCACCTCTGCCGCGCAGGAGCCCCTCGTTGTTCTCGTCATCCACCCCTGTCCGCTCGCGGGCCGGGGTCCTTCAGGTCTGTTCCGCCGGTGCCCTCTGGGGCACCGCACCCGTCGCGTTCGCCGCGGTCGGCGACCTGCCCCCGCTCGCCGTCAGCATGTGGCGGATCGCGGTGGCCGCAGTCGTCCTCGGCATGTTCGCCGTCGCGACCGGCGTCACGACCGCGGTGCTCGCCGCCGTGCGGACCAGCCCGGTACCGGTCGTCGTCATCGGGCTCGGGGTCGCCGCCTACCAAGCACTGTGGTTCGCCTCGATCCCGCTGGCCGGCGCCGCGGTGTCCACCGTCGTCGCGATCAGTCTCGCGCCGGTCGCCGTCACGGCATGGGAGGCCCTGCGAACCCGCCGGACGCCGTCGCCCGGCGGGCTCGCGACGATCGCCGTCGCCCTCGCCGGGCTCGTGCTGGTGTCGACCGTCGACGCCCGGACCGGTACCGCACCGACGGCCGGGGTGCTGCTCGCCATCACGTCCGGGCTCACCTACGCCGCCGTCACCGTGGTGGGACGGCACGCCGCTCCGCGGATCGCACCACTGGCCCTGACCACGGCGACGACCACCGTGGGCGCGCTCGGCCTGCTGCCACTCGCCGTGCTCACCGGACCGGTCATGACCAGCGCGCCGGACTCGCTGCTGGCGCTCGGTTATCTCGGCGTCGTCACGATGGCGGGCGGCTACCTCCTGCTCTACGCCGGCCTGCGCACCGCGTCAGCCGGCACCGCCGCCGTCGCGACACTGCTGGAACCGGCGACGGCCGCGGTACTGGCCGTACTGCTGCTCGGGGAGTCACTGCCGGCGCACGGTGTCGCCGGGGTCGTGCTGATCCTCGGCGCGGTCACCGCGTTACGGAACCGCTGACTCCGCGGACAGCTCACCCGGGTCGAACGGGGTCGTACGACTTTCCCGCGGCTGATCACACCCCCGGTCGGACGCCGATGGGTCGTCTAGGGTGCCGGTTGTGCGTTACGGACTGACCCGACGGCGAGCCGTCGACCTCTGCCGCGTCGCCGCGGCGCTCTGTCTGCCGCACTGACCGGCGTCGACCGAAGCGCGTCCTCGGACGTGCGGCCCCGTGCGCAGTGACGCCCGCGGCCGATGCCCACGACATCCCTACTGGTCGAGTACCCGTTCTCGCAGGACTGCGGGGCACTCCCCTCTCGCGACGTCCACGAGAAACCCGGCCGGCCGAGTGGCGCCGGGCCCCAACACCGCGAAGGTGGTTTCACCACGATGAGCTACGGCTTGCAGGTCACACTCGAGGCCAAGGACGGCCGCCAGGAGGATCTGGCCCAGTTCCTCCGGGACAGCCTCACCCCGGTGTTGGGCGAGCCGGGCACGACCACCTGGTACTCCTACCGGATCACCGACTCGCTGTTCGGCATCTACGACACGTTCCCCGACGAGGCGGCACGTGACGCGCACCTGTCCGGCGAGGTCGCGACGGCGCTGCAGGGCGCTGCGGGCGAGTTCCTGGCCGGTCCGCCCACCGTCCGGAAGGTCGACATCATCGCTGCCAAGGCCGCCGGCTGACGCCGCACCACTGACCCCCCGACGGCATCGGAGTGACGACATGACCGACGAGCGGCCCGGCAAGGGCGACATCATCCTGAGTGCGTTCGACATGCACTGCGTGGTGCATCAGAACCCGGGGATGTGGCTCCTCCCCGGCGACCGGACCCACCAGTACACCGACATCGAGTACTGGGTCCAGCTCGCCCAGCTGCTCGAGGAGGCGGGCTTCGACGCCCTGTTCATCGCCGACGTGCTCGGCTTCTACGACATCTACGGCGGCAACCGCGACGCCGCACTGCGCACCGCGGCCCAGGCCCCGGTCGGTGACCCGCTGGTGACCATCCCGGCGATGTCGGCGGCGACCAAGCGGATCGGCTTCGGCGCCACGGTGTCGTTGACCTACGAGCTGCCCTACAAGTTCGCGAAGACGATGACCACGCTCGACCACCTCACCAAGGGCCGGGTCGCGTGGAACATCGTCACCTCCTACCAGCAGTCCGCGGCCGTCAACCTGGGTCTGGAGCGCCAGATCGAGCACGACGAGCGCTACGAGATGGCCGACGAGTTCATGGAGGTCTGCTACAAGCTCTGGGAGTCCTCCTGGGAGGAGGACGCGGTCGTCCGGGACCACCAGCGCGGGATCTACACCGATCCGGCGAAGGTCCACGACATCGCACACAAGGGCAAGTACTACTCGGTGCCCGGCGCACACCTGAGCGAGCCGTCGCCGCAGCGCACCCCGTTCCTGTTCCAGGCCGGGGCCTCGGCCCGTGGGCGGCGGTTCGCCTCCACGCACTCCGAGGCCGTCTTCCTGATCGGGGTCAATCCCCAGGACACCCGCACCCTGGTCGACCAGTACCGGATGATGGCCGCCGAACAGGGACGTGACCCGCGCAGCCTCAAGGTCCTGATCATGTTGACGCCCATCGTGGCGCCCACCGACGAGGAGGCGCAGGAGAAGCTCGCGCAGATCCAGGGCAGCGCCCAGGTCGACGCGGCCCTGGCCCTGTGGGGCGGGTGGACCGGGATCGACCTGCAGGGTGCCGACCCGGACGCGCCGCTGGAGCAGTTCCAGGGCGACGGGATCCGCGCGTTCAGCGACATGCTGACCCGGGTCGACAGCGAGCTGGTGTGGACGCCGCGGCGCCTGGCCGAGTGGCTGTGTGTCGGAGGGATGAGCGCGAGCGTCGTCGGCTCCCCACAGACCGTGGTCGACCACATGCAGGAGTGGATCGACGTCGCCGACGTCGACGGGTTCAACATCGCCCGGGTCACCAACTTCGGGACCTTCGAGGACTTCCGCGACCTGATCACGCCGGAGCTGCGCCGCCGCGGGATGATCCCGGAGGACCCCGACGCGGCCGGACACACGACGATCCGTTCGCGCCTGCTGGGCCGCGATCGCCTGCGCGACGACCATCCCGGTGCCGCGTTCCGCCCGGGGGCACCGGAGCGGGTGTCGCCGGCGCCACGGACGACGACCGAGGTGGGTACCGACGGCTCGGTCGAGACCGTGCCCCGCCGGGTCGGCCTGGTCGTGACGCTGCGGGCGAAGCCCGAGAAGCGCGAGGAGCTCGCCGACTGGCTGCGGGAGATGCAGGCCCACGCCCAGCAGGAGACCGGGACGACGACCTGGTACGCCTACCGCGTCGACGACGACACGTTCGGGATCTACGACACCTTCCCCGGCCAGCAGGACCGCGAGGCCCACATCCACGGCGAGATCGTGAAGTCCCTGCGGGTCCGTCAGCAGGAGCTGCTCGCCGAGCCGCCGAAGATCCGGCAGGTCGATCTGCTCGCGGTGAAGCAGACGAGCTCCGGCTAACGGGTTCGGCGCGGCCGGGCGGAGCGAGAGACCCGCCCGGCCACGGTGACACCGGAGCGGCCGGACGACTGCGACCCACGAGAGCCCGGGCCGAGCTACCCGAAACGGAGCGGGAGGCGCTTGAGGCCGAGGTGGTTGCCCCCCTCCAGGCTGCTCCACACGACATCGCCGTCGATGGCGAACGGGGGATGGTCTCGCAGCGAGTCCAGCAGGACACGCAGCTCGGTCCGGGCCAAGGTGGCACCGATGCACTGGTGGACGCCCCAACCGAATGCCAGGTGACCGCGGGTGTCTCGGTCAGGATCGAAGATCTCGGGATCGCTGAACCGCTCCGGATCCCGGTTCGCCGCGGCGAACGACAGCAGTACGCCGGCGCCGTCGGGAACGGTTGTTCCGGCGATGTCCACCTCCCGGGTGGTCCTGCGGGCGAAGTTCTGCGCCGGACTCCGCAGCCGCAGCATCTCCTCGATCAGCCGCGGCGCGAGCTCCGCGTCCGCGCGCAATCGATCCTGCTGCTCCGGGTGTGTCGCCAGCAGGTAGACCAGCGAACTCGCGGCATTCATCGTGGTCTCGTGCCCTGCCACCGCGAACGTGACGAGGATCCGGGCCCGCTCGTCGTCGTCGAGTGGGCGACCCTCGACCTCCGCGTCGAGCAGACTGGTGACGAAGTCGTCCGGACGCGTCGCTCGGTGCTCCTCGATCTCGACGAGCATCAGTTCGTGGACACCGCTGTGCGCCTCGCGGAAATCGACCTCGGTGATCACCCCCCACATCTGCTCGGTGAGCGCGCGGAGCCGGACAACGGTGGACTCGGCGAAACCGATCACCTCCGTGAGCACCTGCAGGGGTAACGGCAGCGCGACCTCGGCGACGAAGTCGCCGCCTCCCCGTTCCCGGAAATCGCCGACCAGCGAGCCGATCAGCCTCCCCAGGAAAGGTTGCAGATGCCGGACCCGCTCGGGAGTGACGGCCCGCATCATCACACCGCGGTAGGCCCGGTGCTCCGCTCCGTCGTAGTCGATCGGGATCGCGCACTGGGTCCCGTCGGTCGGAATCCGGTGTCCGGAGGCGGAGGAGAAGGTCCGTGGATCGCGGAGCGCGGACCGGACGTGGGCGTAGTCGGTGATCGTCCAGAACCCACCGCGGTCCGGCGAGTACCCGGCCGGGCCGTCCTCCCGCAGCTGCTCGTACACGTCCCAGATCCGCGGCTCGGTGAACTCCGGGTCGTAGGGATCGAAACCTGTCCGGCCGGATCCGCTCCCGCCGGCACTCGGCGTCGCCTGGGCAGGACACTGCTCGAGGGCCATTTCGCTCTCCTGTGAGTCGATCACGTACCACCTCCGTCGGCGGCTACACCTCGACCGTAAGCGCAGACGACACGGCGCGTCTACCATCTTGATCAGCAGAAACTCCTTGACTGCTGACTGCATCGATGAATAATCTACGATTCCGACACGGATCGACGCCCCGGGTCGGGCGCCGAGACACCAGCGCACGGACATCCGGTATCAGGACTCGCGGCGGACCCCGACGAGGAGATGGCGGATGCGCGCGGCGGCTGCGTCGGGCCCCGCGGGACCCTCCCCTGTGAGCAGGGCGTGGTAGATCGGGTCGAGCAACATCGACGTCACGACATCGAGATCCGAGTCGGCGGCGATGACCCCCTCGTCGACGGCGTCGGCCACGAGTGCGCGCACGGTACTCCGCGGGCCGGCGAGAAAGCGGTCGCGCACGGTCGCGAGCTGGGCCGGCCGCTGCTGACAATCCGCCAGCAGGCCCGCGAGAACCGGGCCCGCCGGTCCACCCACGTAACGAGCTTCGGCAACCACATAGGACAGGAGGCGGTCCAGCGCACTGCCATCGCCCGGTACCCCCGGGGGCGGCCCGTAGACCTCGCCGATCACGTCCAGCGCGACCTCGGCACGGTTGTTCCACCACCGGTAAACGGTCTTCTTGCTGACCCCGGAGAGCACGACGAGCGCGTCGACGGTGAGAGCGAAGTAGCCGCCCTGGTCGAAGAGCTGCGCCGAGGCAGCGACGACCCGGTCGTACACCTGCCTGCTCGGCCGTCGCACATCCGCCGGCCTCTGCGCCGAGAGTGCTGCCCGGACGTCCCGCGTCACGTCTCCCCCTCCGACGGACCACCGGAGCCTATCCCACCGGCCACCGTGCACTCGGTGGCGGTGAACCGTCGAACGCGAACCCGCAACCCAGATCGAGCAGTGGACAAGGAGGTCCCGCCCATGCCCGAATCCCTCCGCGAGACATCGAGACCTGCAGGGCCCGGAGAGCAACGGCGGCAGCGGAAGAACCTGCTGGGCGTTGCCCTCGGTAATGCACTCGAGTGGTTCGACTGGACGATCTACGCCGTCCTGGCCCCCTTCTTCGCTCAACAGATCTTCAACCCGGCCGATCCGGCGGCCGCACTGCTGGCCTCGCTGGGGGTGTTCGCGGTCGGCTTCGTCATCCGCCCGATCGGCGCCGTCTTCTTCGGCTGGCTCGCCGATCGCCGGGGCCGGAAGATCTCCCTCATCGTGGCCATCTCATGCGCCTCGGTCGGCATGGCGATGATCGCGGTCGTCCCGACGTTCGAGCAGGTCGGCGTATGGGCTGCAGTGATCGTGCTGCTCGCCCGGCTCCTGCAGGGGGCCGCTCACACCGGTGAGGTGGCGGCCGCCTACGCCTACGTGGCGGAGGTCGCCCCGCAGCACCGTCGAGGGCTCTGGGCGAGCTCGATCTTCACCTCCGGAACGGCCGCGATCGTCATAGCGTCGGCGCTCGGTGCCCTGCTCAGCAGCGCACTGCCCGACGGTGCGATGTACGAGTGGGGTTGGCGGATCCCCTTCGCCATCGGCGCCGTGGCAGGCCTGTTCACGCTCGTCCTGCGGAGAAACATGAGTGAGAGCGATGCCTTCACCTCGATGGCCGAGTCGAAGCCCGACGGTGCAGCACCGAGCTTGCTGGGCGGTTTGCGCGCGAATTGGAAGGGCGGGCTTCGGGTCTTCATCCTGGGCGGAGCGGTCGGCGTCTTCTACTACACATGGGCGATCGGGGCATCGACCTGGAGCATCAGCGCCGGAGGGCTCGAACCGGAGGCCGCCCTGTGGGCGAGCGTCGGTGCATTCACGGTGGGGCCTGCTCGCGCTTCCGTGTGCGGGATGGCTGTCGGACCGGATCGGTCGCCGGCCGGTCGTGCTCATCTTCGGGGTATCCGCGGCGGTGCTGTCCTGGCCGCTGTTCGATCTCGCCACGTCGGGGTCGGTCTGGGGGTTCTGGCTGGCGATGTCGACAGCTCTCGTCGTCTTCGCGTTCCTCGGGTCGGTCTATCCCGCCGTACTCGCCGAGTACTTCCCGACCGGGGTTCGGGCCTCGGGGATCGTCCTTCCCTACTCCCTTGCCGCGGTCGTCTTCGCGGGAACGGCGCCCTATCTACAGCAGTGGCTGCACGTCGCGGGTTGGGATCAGGCCTTCGTCGCTTACGTCGCCGTCATGTCGCTCCTGGCGGTCGTCGTTCTCTACTCGGCCCCGGAGACGAAGGGGAAGGACCTGCACCGATGACCCCGGGAACCAGCCGGTCCACAGCCGGATCACAACTCCGTCGTTGCGCTCGGCGACGTCCGGGCGGGGATCGCCCGTACAGCAGGGACGCGACGGCACTCGCGTCCGGATGGGGAGCGGAGGCTTCATGACACGGCACGACCAGGCAGGACACGGCGATGTCGCGCTCGCCGGGAACGCACTGGACCTCGAGGTGTCGGCGCTCCGGCGGCTCACACCCGATGTCCTCGAACTCGAGCTCGTCGATCCCGACGGCCGTGACCTTCCGGCGTGGGAGGCGGGGGCGCACGTCGACGTGGAGCTCGGCAACGGGATGATCCGGCAGTACTCACTGTGCGGAGACCCGGCGCATCGGGCGAGCTACCGGATCGCAGTGCTGCGAGAACCGAACGGGCGTGGTGGGTCGGAGTACCTGCATGACACCGTGCGTACCGGCAGCCGGGTCCGGGCCGTGGGCCTGCGGAACACCTTCGAGCTGGCGGATCCTTCTGCCCGGAGCGTTCTGGTGGCCGGTGGCATCGGGGTCACCCCGATCCTGTCCATGGTGCAGGCGCTGCGGGCGCGCGACACCGGCTGGGTCCTGCATTACGGCGGGCGCTCCCGGGAGAACATGACCTTCGCCGAGGAGCTGGCCGGCCTCGGCGGTGATGTCCACCTGTACCCGCAGGACGAGGTCGGGCTGCTGCCGCTCGCCGAGATCGTGGAGCAGGCCCGTACCGACGACGTCTCGATCTACGCCTGCGGCCCGGCTCCGATGCTGGACCTGCTCCGGTCCCTCACCGACCACGCCGGAGGTGTTGAGCTGCACCTGGAGCGATTCACCGGCGCGTCGGTGATCACCCCGACGACAGGCTTCACGGTCCACCTCACCCGAAGTCGGCTGTCGATGGACGTGGCACCCGATTCGTCGCTGCTCGACGTACTCGAAGAGCACGGCATCGACATCCTCTCCTCCTGCCGCAGCGGGGTCTGCGGCACGTGTGAGGTCAAGGTCGTCTCCGGTACGCCGGACCACCGGGACGACATCCTCAACGACGCCGAACGCGCCGAAGGGCAGGTCATGATGCCCTGCGTTTCCCGGGCGACATCGAATCACCTCACCCTCGATCTCTGACCGACCACGCCCGAAAGGACAAGCAGATGGACCACCGGATCGACGACGATCGCCAGACTCCGGGTTGGCTGCGCGATCTCACCGTCG is from Pseudonocardia autotrophica and encodes:
- a CDS encoding acyl-CoA dehydrogenase family protein, with the protein product MDFTLSQEQEQLAESVRGFARRQLADRALERAHDPNFPWDLARELAAQSLLGLTIPESDGGQGAGLLDAVVAIQELAMVCPTAADVVQAGNFGAIRTLAEYADEDQKKRFLPDLLAGDALIALGMSESEAGSAVTDLQTSVTADGDGYRINGRKLWSTHSTDATVYLVYARFGPGTGGIGSVLVERDRPGLTVGPPSLYMSGEQWSELVFDDCWIPAGNVLLGAGGFKKQISGFNVERIGNASRALALGRHAYTVAREHVLTREQFGRPLCEFQGVQWKFAEMATKLEAAQLMLYRAAHNADRGLPSAQETSMAKLAANTAGFEVANEAVQLMGAMGYSSESLVEYCFRRTRGWMIAGGSLEILKNRIAEGVFGRRFDQRPPR
- a CDS encoding GntR family transcriptional regulator, whose protein sequence is MYGIERGSTPTESGKGFALYIQLRDDVVNGRYPPGTRLSESSLGREYGVSRTPIREAIARLEHDGLLLRQGAYASVRTRSAEEVIDIYRIRVILEKAIAHDAALRRRETDLIQLHRAFDAEADVDRSDAEAVAAANREFHSALALAAHNEPLLELQYRLTLQISIISGTTLSQAGRWEQARSEHAGIIAAVEAQDPDSAGAAAEMHMTSARAIRLRMLGNG
- a CDS encoding enoyl-CoA hydratase/isomerase family protein, producing the protein MEPRSIPYMVGSYKPSREVMEEHQLRAAYGVAMTHGDVVVTEVDAGISVLRLNRPHRRNAIDHALVEGLASGFRDAERRGDAAVVLTGGDSFFSAGGDVGSMPSASDGLFGAAGRLALIHDLIEHIRRSDMVVIAAVEGYAVGVSWGLVLACDLVVAAEDAFFAAPFAERGLAADGGAAYHLSRRLGPQRAARHLLLGDRLPADAAFDAGLVSEVVEPSTSTGRARDLAARLAAGPRESNAVTKRLMTSSTADLSSFLASERMAVALAGHGADAAEGRLAFAERRDPRFR
- a CDS encoding molybdopterin-binding protein, producing the protein MSHMRVLLPVLVAMLALLGGCGSAPAATSVALTSTSAPPATSAPPVPPAGDVVVSGDVREPRTWTRSDLAALPQTTIEVRYESGQGPQERTLTGVGLTEVLPPDALATTDAKNDLLSFGVLAVGEDAYRALVSYGEVSPDFGNRGLLVALTEDGKALERPRLAVPGDVKGGRYVSDLVELRVVRIAG
- a CDS encoding DMT family transporter, whose amino-acid sequence is MFSSSTPVRSRAGVLQVCSAGALWGTAPVAFAAVGDLPPLAVSMWRIAVAAVVLGMFAVATGVTTAVLAAVRTSPVPVVVIGLGVAAYQALWFASIPLAGAAVSTVVAISLAPVAVTAWEALRTRRTPSPGGLATIAVALAGLVLVSTVDARTGTAPTAGVLLAITSGLTYAAVTVVGRHAAPRIAPLALTTATTTVGALGLLPLAVLTGPVMTSAPDSLLALGYLGVVTMAGGYLLLYAGLRTASAGTAAVATLLEPATAAVLAVLLLGESLPAHGVAGVVLILGAVTALRNR
- a CDS encoding putative leader peptide; this encodes MRYGLTRRRAVDLCRVAAALCLPH
- a CDS encoding putative quinol monooxygenase produces the protein MSYGLQVTLEAKDGRQEDLAQFLRDSLTPVLGEPGTTTWYSYRITDSLFGIYDTFPDEAARDAHLSGEVATALQGAAGEFLAGPPTVRKVDIIAAKAAG
- a CDS encoding LLM class flavin-dependent oxidoreductase: MTDERPGKGDIILSAFDMHCVVHQNPGMWLLPGDRTHQYTDIEYWVQLAQLLEEAGFDALFIADVLGFYDIYGGNRDAALRTAAQAPVGDPLVTIPAMSAATKRIGFGATVSLTYELPYKFAKTMTTLDHLTKGRVAWNIVTSYQQSAAVNLGLERQIEHDERYEMADEFMEVCYKLWESSWEEDAVVRDHQRGIYTDPAKVHDIAHKGKYYSVPGAHLSEPSPQRTPFLFQAGASARGRRFASTHSEAVFLIGVNPQDTRTLVDQYRMMAAEQGRDPRSLKVLIMLTPIVAPTDEEAQEKLAQIQGSAQVDAALALWGGWTGIDLQGADPDAPLEQFQGDGIRAFSDMLTRVDSELVWTPRRLAEWLCVGGMSASVVGSPQTVVDHMQEWIDVADVDGFNIARVTNFGTFEDFRDLITPELRRRGMIPEDPDAAGHTTIRSRLLGRDRLRDDHPGAAFRPGAPERVSPAPRTTTEVGTDGSVETVPRRVGLVVTLRAKPEKREELADWLREMQAHAQQETGTTTWYAYRVDDDTFGIYDTFPGQQDREAHIHGEIVKSLRVRQQELLAEPPKIRQVDLLAVKQTSSG
- a CDS encoding cytochrome P450, with protein sequence MIDSQESEMALEQCPAQATPSAGGSGSGRTGFDPYDPEFTEPRIWDVYEQLREDGPAGYSPDRGGFWTITDYAHVRSALRDPRTFSSASGHRIPTDGTQCAIPIDYDGAEHRAYRGVMMRAVTPERVRHLQPFLGRLIGSLVGDFRERGGGDFVAEVALPLPLQVLTEVIGFAESTVVRLRALTEQMWGVITEVDFREAHSGVHELMLVEIEEHRATRPDDFVTSLLDAEVEGRPLDDDERARILVTFAVAGHETTMNAASSLVYLLATHPEQQDRLRADAELAPRLIEEMLRLRSPAQNFARRTTREVDIAGTTVPDGAGVLLSFAAANRDPERFSDPEIFDPDRDTRGHLAFGWGVHQCIGATLARTELRVLLDSLRDHPPFAIDGDVVWSSLEGGNHLGLKRLPLRFG
- a CDS encoding TetR/AcrR family transcriptional regulator, yielding MYDRVVAASAQLFDQGGYFALTVDALVVLSGVSKKTVYRWWNNRAEVALDVIGEVYGPPPGVPGDGSALDRLLSYVVAEARYVGGPAGPVLAGLLADCQQRPAQLATVRDRFLAGPRSTVRALVADAVDEGVIAADSDLDVVTSMLLDPIYHALLTGEGPAGPDAAAARIRHLLVGVRRES
- a CDS encoding MFS transporter yields the protein MHSRWGLLALPCAGWLSDRIGRRPVVLIFGVSAAVLSWPLFDLATSGSVWGFWLAMSTALVVFAFLGSVYPAVLAEYFPTGVRASGIVLPYSLAAVVFAGTAPYLQQWLHVAGWDQAFVAYVAVMSLLAVVVLYSAPETKGKDLHR